From the genome of Sediminibacter sp. Hel_I_10:
AAAGCACATGTAGAACTTGCCAAGAAACATTGTGCAAGAGGCGATGTTTTTCAACTGGTATTATCCAAAAAATTCGCCCAAAATTTCAAGGGAGATGAGTTTAATGTGTATCGGGCTTTGAGGAGTATCAATCCGTCACCATATCTTTTTTATTTTGACTACGGAAACTTTAAAATATTTGGGAGCTCTCCAGAAGCACAACTCGTGGTCAATGAGGGACGCGCCGAAATTCATCCCATTGCAGGCACCTTCCGAAGAACTGGCAATGACGAACAAGATGCCGATCTTGCAAAAAAATTAGCCTCTGATGCTAAAGAAAATGCAGAGCACGTGATGCTGGTGGATTTGGCCAGAAATGATCTTAGTCGTCACGGGAGCGAAGTCAAGGTAGAGACCTATAGAGAAGCACAGTTCTTTTCTCATGTCATCCATTTAGTAAGCAAAGTTTCAGGTAAAATCCATCAAGGGACGCCAACCTTACAAGTGGTTGCAGACACCTTTCCTGCAGGGACGCTGAGCGGTGCTCCAAAACATCGTGCCATGCAACTGATTGAGCAGTATGAAAAAACGAGTAGAACTTACTATGGTGGCGCTATCGGTTTTATGGATTTTAATGGCAATTATAACCACGCCATCATGATTAGAACCTTTTTGAGCAAGAACCACCAATTGCATTGGCAAGCAGGTGCTGGAGTAGTCTCAAAATCAAAAGCTGAAGATGAGCTGCAAGAAGTGTACAACAAATTAGGAGCGTTAACCAAAGCCATCGAATTGGCAGAAACGCTCTAGGATTGGGTGATTTGAACAGAAACGAAGTTTAATTAAACGATGTTCCGTTGACTCGGAATTTGAAGATGAATATATTAGTAATAGATAACTACGACAGCTTTACTTACAACTTGGTTCATTATTTAGAGGATCTCGATTGTACGGTAACCGTGAAGAGAAATGATAAGCTGCATTTAGATGATGTGGAAGATTACGATAAGATTGTCTTGTCACCAGGTCCAGGAATTCCTGATGAAGCTGGTCTCTTAAAGGACATCATTAGAAGATACGCTCCAAGCAAGAGTATTTTGGGCGTGTGTCTTGGGCAACAAGCCATTTGCGAAGTATTTGGTGGAACGCTGATCAATCTTAACGAGGTGCATCACGGTGTAGCCACAGAAATCACCATAAGTGTTGATGACGAAGCTTTGTACCATGGTATGAATAAAACCATAGAAGTAGGCCGCTATCACTCTTGGGTTGTAGACACCAAATTACCCGAAGTTTTAGAAGCCACGTCCCATGACCATAAAGGGCAGGTCATGTCTTTACGGCATAAGGTTTACGACGTAAAAGGCGTGCAATACCATCCCGAAAGTGTATTGACCCCAAATGGAAAGCAATTGTTAAAAAATTGGGTCAATCAATAAGACTGTTCAACTTAGTGACACTTTAAATCAACGAATTAAAATAGTGCCTCCATCAGGTAAAACCATAATGAAACATATCTTAAATCGATTAATAAATCAAGAAAGCATTAGTGCCGAAGAAGCCAAAAACGTCTTGGTGAATATTTCCGCAGGTATTTATAACCAAAGTCAAATCGCTTCTTTTTTGACCGTTTACATGATGCGAAGTATTACTATAGAAGAACTGCAAGGGTTTCGGGATGCACTTTTAGAGCTGTGTATTCCTGTTGATCTTTCAGATTTCAACACTATTGATCTTTGTGGTACTGGTGGTGATGGTAAGGACACTTTCAATATATCTACTCTAGCCTCCTTTATCACCGCTGGTGCAGGCGTTAAAGTTGCCAAACATGGCAACTATGGTGTATCTTCTGCCTCTGGCTCTTCTAACGTTGTGGAAGCTTTGGGGGTTAATTTTAGCAATGATGTTGATCGGTTAAAAACGAGTATAGATAAAGCTGGTATTTGCGTGATGCACGCACCTTTATTTCATCCTGCAATGAAAAACGTAGCACCGATTAGGCGAGAACTAGGTGTAAAAACATTTTTCAACATGTTAGGTCCAATGGTAAACCCTGCCTTCCCACAAAATCAAATGGTTGGCGTATTTAGCTTAGAACTGCAGCGCCTTTACGGATACCTTTATCAAAATACAGATAAGAATTACAGCATTGTTCATGACCTAGATGGTTATGATGAGATTTCATTGACCGGTGCCACAAAGATCATATCCAATACTGCCGAAAGTATGTTCAATCCCTCAGATTTAAATATTGATCTTATTGAACCTTCTGCCATTTTTGGGGGCACCTCCATCAAAAAAGCAGCTTCTATTTTCAAAAAGATCATTAAAGGTGAAGGGACAGAAGCACAAAACAATGTGGTTTGTGCAAATGCAGGCTTGGCCATTGCCACTGTAGAGCAAATATCGCATCAAGAAGGTTTTCATCGTGCTCAAGAAAGTTTAGAAAGCGGAAAAGCCAACCAATGTTTAGAATTATTGATTGAATTGAGTAATTAATGGATATTTTAAAAAAAATAGTAGACGACAAACGCCTCGAAGTTAAGCTTCGCAAGCAGCTCATACCCATTGAGCAATTGGAGCGCTCTGTTTTGTTTGAGCGTCAATGCCATTCACTTTCCAAACGTTTAAAGGAAAGTACCTCTGGGATTATTGCAGAACACAAACGTCGCTCTCCATCCAAACAAGTCATCAATCACGATTTAAACGTCTTTGATGTGGCTAAGGGTTATGAGAATGCGGGTGTTTGTGGCATGTCTGTTTTAACCGATGGTAAATATTTTGGGGGAAGCCTAGATGATTTATTGACCGCACGTTCCATATGCAACTTACCGTTACTTCGGAAAGAGTTTATTATAGATGCCTATCAAATCATTGAAGCCAAAGCTTATGGAGCAGATGTCATTTTATTAATTGCTGCAATTCTTACAACAAAGGAAATCAATCAGCTTTCAAGATTAGCAAAAACAGTAGGCCTTGAAGTACTCCTTGAGATTCATAATGAGGACGAACTTCAAAAATCAATCATGCCAAGTTTAGATCTTTTGGGGGTGAATAACAGAAATCTAAAAACCTTTGAAGTTAGCTTAGAGACCAGCAAACAACTCAGTGAGTTGATCCCAAATGATTTTGTTAAAGTTTCAGAAAGTGGTATGAGTTCCACAGCTGCCATCAAGCAATTGCAGCCTTATGGATATCAAGGTTTTTTAATTGGTGAAAACTTTATGAAAACCAAAGATGCAGGCGAAAGTGCCAAGCAATTTATTAAAGATTTAAACAGATGAAGCTTAAAATCTGCGGAATGAAATATAAAGACAATATTCTCGATGTTGCTCAATTGCAACCCGACTTTATGGGCTTTATCTTTTATGAAAAATCAAGTCGCTTCTTTGATGGCGAAATTCCAGATTTACCTAAGTCTATAAAAAAAGTGGGTGTGTTTGTAGATGCGTCTGATCATTTTATTACTGAAACGGTCTTGAAACATGAGCTGCAGGCCGTTCAATTGCACGGTAAAGAAAGTCCCGAATTTATAAAGTCGCTTCGCAGGAAACTAAGCGCAATTGATAAGAGTACCATAGAAATCATTAAAGTATTTAGTATTCGCGATCATTTTGATTTTTCAAAATTGGAGGTTTTTGAATCCTTATGTGATTATTATTTATTTGACACCAAAGGCGAATTACCTGGCGGCAATGGCTATCGTTTTGATTGGAGCGTTTTAAAATCGTACCCATCCAATAAGCCCTATTTTTTAAGTGGTGGCATAGGGTGGGGCGATCTTGACAGACTGTCTGTCTTTCAAAAAAGTTCAGAATCTGAACATTGCTACGCTATTGACGTTAATAGTAAATTTGAAATTGAAGCTGGATTAAAAAACAAGAACCGTTTAAAAACATTTATCGATGACTTATAATGTAAATGAAAAAGGCTATTACGGAGCATTTGGAGGCGCTTATATCCCTGAGATGCTCTACCCTAATATTGAAGAGCTAAGACAGAATTATCTTAAAATTATGGCTGAACCTTCTTTTAAAGCAGCATTTGATCAATTACTCAAAGACTATGTGGGCAGGCCGTCGCCGCTCTATTTAGCCAAAAGACTAAGCGAAAAGTACCAGACCAAAATCTATTTAAAACGTGAAGATTTAAACCATACGGGCGCTCATAAGGTAAATAATACCGTTGGACAAATTTTAATGGCGCAGCGTTTGGGCAAAACGAGAATCATTGCCGAAACTGGTGCGGGTCAACATGGTGTTGCCACGGCTACGGTTTGCGCGCTAATGGGTATGGAGTGTATTGTGTACATGGGAGAAGTGGATATTGCTAGACAAGCTCCAAATGTGGCACGAATGAAGATGTTAGGAGCAGAAGTGAGACCTGCATTATCTGGCAGTAGAACCTTAAAAGATGCCACTAATGAGGCCATGCGTGATTGGATCAATAATCCCGTAGATACACATTACATTGTGGGTAGTGTTGTAGGCCCTCATCCATTTCCAGATATGGTGGCCAAATTTCAAGCAATCGTTTCGGAAGAGATACAATGGCAACTACAAGAAAAGGAAGGCACCACTAAACCAGATTACGTCGTTGCTTGCGTAGGCGGTGGCTCTAATGCGGCCGGTGCATTTTACCATTATTTAGACGATACCGATGTTAAATTAATTGCAGTAGAAGCGGCTGGTAAAGGCATTCATTCTGGAGAAAGTGCAGCCACCTCTGTTTTAGGCAAAGAAGGCATTATTCATGGCAGTAAAACCTTATTGATGCAAACAGATGATGGTCAAATTACCGAGCCCTACTCTATTTCTGCAGGATTAGATTATCCAGGTGTAGGCCCAATGCACGCTAACCTTTATAAAACGGGACGGGCCGAATTCATCTCTATTACAGATGATGAAGCCATGATTGCAGGATTAGAATTAAGTCAGTTAGAAGGCATCATTCCCGCTATTGAAACGTCACACTCTCTGGCTATTTTTGAGCAAAAGAAATTTAAGAAAGATGATATCGTCGTGGTGAATTTATCGGGCCGCGGTGATAAAGATTTACAAAACTATATTGATTATTTTAAATTATAGCACCAAGAAATCTTGCGAGTGTAATTAGTGTTTAATTAAAAAAGATTCCACCATTGTGGAAACTAAAGATGAATAGAATCAACGAAAAACTATCAAAAGAAGGCAAGTTATTATCCATTTACTTTTCTGCGGGCTATCCCAATTTGAATGATACTGAAACCATCATTCAAGATCTTGAGAAAAGTGGTGTAGATATGATTGAAATAGGCCTGCCTTTTAGCGATCCTTTGGCCGATGGCCCTACCATACAAGAAAGTTCTACAAAAGCGCTCAAAAACGGAATGACCAGCGAAATTCTTTTCAAGCAGCTCAAGGATATTCGAAAAACCGTTTCTATCCCATTGATAATTATGGGATACTTTAACCCGATTTTACAATATGGCGTGGAAGCTTTTTGTAAAAAATGTAAAGACATTGGTATTGATGGCCTTATCATTCCTGATCTACCGGTAGATGTGTATCATGAGGAGTATAAAACGATCTTTCAAGATCATGGCCTCATTAACGTCTTTCTAATAACCCCTCAAACTTCAGAAGAACGAATAAGGTATATCGATAGCATTTCCGAAGGTTTTATTTACATGGTAAGCAGTGCTAGTGTCACAGGAAGCAGTGCTGGTTTTGGAACAGAGCAAACCGCCTATTTCAAAAGGATATTTGATATGAATCTTAAAAATCCTCAAATAGTAGGATTCGGAATTTCTAATCATGACACTTTTAAACAGGCCACCCAATATGCAAAGGGCGCCATTATAGGAAGTGCTTTTATCAAACACTTGACAGATGACGGCACCAAATCGATTTCTAATTTTGCATCATCTATTTTAACTAAAGACTGAAACTACCATATGTTATCGATTGGTTGGTTTCTTATGAGTGTTTAACATAATTTAATAGATATCTCTTGTACTTTACCATAGTTTTAATACTATTCTGTAGGTAATCCCTTATCTTTAACTGAACAAAAAAAAGACAAAACCATGGGAATTATAAAAGATAATAAAAAATTTGAAAGAAAGACTGATCAAACCAATCCAACAAATCCAGATGGTATTGCTAAAAAGTCAAATACAAACAAATTTGATATTGATGAGAAAACAATCAAAGACCAGCAAAATAAAAAATAAGCTAGTCTAAATACATATTATAAAAGTTCATTCTTCATTGAATGAGCTTTTTTTATTTTCCATATCTAAAATTGAATATATTTGAGAATATATTAACCTAATCAATCAACTTTATGGAATGGTATTTAAAAGTCATAAGAGACAATTATGCAAATTTTACAGGTAGGGCAAGGCGCCAAGAATATTGGATGTTTCAATTATTCAATATTATAATTATTTTTGCCCTAATTGTGATACTCATGGGCTTGGGGGCACTAATAGATGCACCAGGACTTATTTCAATCTATTTGATATATGTATTAGCTATTATTATACCAAGCTTAGCGGTTGCTGTAAGACGACTGCATGATACTGGTAAAAGCGGCTGGTATTATCTCGTTTCTTTTATACCATTTATTGGAGGTATTTGGCTCATCATACTTTTAGCTACTGAAGGTGATGTTGGACCAAATGAATATGGTGCAGACCCTAAAAAGCCAAACGATCTAGAAATTAATGAAATTGGCAACTCTTCATTAGAACATTAAACTATCTTGAAACTAAACATTGTACTTATAGAACCCGAAATTCCTAATAATACAGGTAATATTGGTAGATTGGCTTTGGCTACCGGATCTCGTCTGCATTTGGTAAAACCTTTTGGTTTTGAAATTACAGATAGTAGATTAAAACGCGCTGGCTTAGATTATTGGGAACATCTCGACGTTCATTACTATGAGTCAAGCGACGCTTTTTTTAAAAGTCACCAAAATTCAAAATTTGCGTTTTTTTCTAGTCACGGTAAACAAGATTTTTGGGACCTTAAATTTGAAGAGGAGCTCTTCCTCATTTTTGGTAAGGAATCGGTAGGTCTACCTAAAGTTATTCTTGACAAATATCCTGAGGACATCTATAAAATTCCGCTATACAGCTCCAATGTTAGAAGTCTCAACTTAGCCAATTGTGTAGGCATTGTTGCCTATGAAGGTTTAAGACAGCTGCATACGCTTTAAGCCTTTTAACTTAAAACTAAAAAGCCCATTTCTAAAAAGAAATGGGCTTTTATCATTTTATAATAGGATCTTGAAATTACTTTTTGATCTTAAACGCATTCATTTGAGGAAAATAAGCCACATCATCCAACTCTTCTTCTATGCGAAGCAATTGATTATATTTTGCCATACGATCACTTCTAGATGCAGATCCTGTTTTAATTTGACCTGTATTTAAGGCTACTGCCAAATCAGCAATGGTATTATCTTCAGTCTCCCCTGAGCGGTGTGACATTACAGAAGTGTACCCAGCACTATGTGCCATATTTACTGCGGAAATCGTCTCTGTTAACGTTCCTATTTGATTCACTTTAATCAAAATAGAGTTTGCGATACCATTTTCGATTCCTCTAGAAAGACGTTCCACGTTTGTAACAAAAAGATCATCTCCTACCAATTGTACTTTGTCTCCAACTTTTTCAGTTAAATACTTCCAACCGTCCCAGTCATTCTCATCCATACCATCCTCAATAGAAATAATTGGATACTTTTCTACTAGTTCGGCTAAATAATCAGCTTGCTCCTTACTCGTTCTTACCACGCCTTTGCTACCTTCAAATTTTGTGTAATCGTAAGCACCATCAACGTAGAATTCTGCAGCAGCACAATCTAAAGCAATCATGACATCATCTCCTAATTTGTAACCCGCATTATCTACCGCTTTCTTAATGGTATCTAAAGCATCTTCAGTGCCACCTTCAAGATTAGGTGCAAAACCACCTTCATCACCAACTGCAGTACTTAGACCTCTATCGTGCAATACCTTTTTAAGGTTATGGAAAATCTCAGTTCCCATTTGCATGGCGTGCGTAAAGTTTTTAGCTTTTACTGGCATGACCATAAATTCTTGAAACGCGATAGGCGCATCACTATGAGAACCACCGTTAATGATGTTCATCATAGGCACTGGTAATGTATTTGCAGAAACACCGCCTACATAACGATATAAAGGCATTCCTAATTCACCAGCTGCTGCTTTTGCAACCGCAAGCGATACCCCTAAAATGGCATTTGCACCTAGTTTCGATTTGTTTGGCGTACCATCTAGATCAATCATTAATTGATCTATTCTGTTTTGTTCAAATATAGATTCTCCTAAAAGCTCTTGTGCGATCACAGAGTTAACATTATCTACTGCTTTTGAAACACCTTTGCCCATGTAAGCTTTTCCACCGTCACGAAGCTCTACGGCCTCATGTTCTCCAGTTGAAGCACCAGAAGGCACAGCTGCTCGTCCCATAATGCCGTTTTCGGTAACTACATCTACTTCTACAGTAGGGTTTCCTCTTGAATCTAAAATTTGTCTAGCATGAATATTAATGATAATGCTCATCGTTTCTCTTTTATGTTTAGTTTATTTAATCTTTTAATAGTCAAGCCGTCTATTGAATTTTATAAACGCTTAACATTCCCAAATTTACGAAAATGTCACGCCAATTCTCGGTCAGCGCCTCAGAATTGTGTTTTATATAAGCTATAATGTTTGCGTAAAAGAGAAAAGTCAAGAAAATTTAGATTTTCTTGACTTTTCTTCAGTATTAATTTTTGACAAGCTCTAAAAACTGATCGAACAGATAAGAGGCGTCATTTGGTCCTGGACTGGCTTCTGGGTGATATTGTACCGAAAAGCAGTTTTTATGTTTCATTCGCATACCTGCAACAGTGTGATCATTGAGGTGCACGTGGGTGATTTCAATATCTTCGTTGTTTTCTGTCTCTTCTCTATTGATAGCGAAGCCATGATTTTGAGACGTCATCTCTCCCTTACCCGTAAGAAGATTCTTTACTGGGTGATTGATGCCTCTATGCCCGTGGTGCATTTTATAAGTAGAAATACCATTTGCTAGCGCGATGACTTGATGTCCCAAACAAATTCCGAACAATGGGAGGTTTCTCTTAATGATCTCCTTAGCTAACTCTTGTGCTTCAACTAAGGGTTCTGGATCACCAGGCCCATTTGAAAGAAAGTAGCCGTCTGGTTGAAATGCTTCCAATTCTTCAAATTTTGAATTGTAAGGAAACACCTTAACGTAGATGTCGCGCTTGGCCATATTTCTCAAGATATTATTTTTAATACCAATATCTAATGCAGCGACTTTATAGGTAGCGTTCTCATTTCCGAAGTAATAAGGTTCTTTTGTAGACACTTGAGAGGCCAACTCTAGACCTTCCATATTTGGCACTTCTGCCAATTGTTTTTTCAAGTCTTCAATGTTATCAACTTCTGTAGAAATTACCGCATTCATGGCACCATTATCCCTAATATAGCTCACTAATGCTCGTGTATCTACATCTGAAATAGCCATGATATTATGCTTCTCGAAAAAATTCTGCAATGAGCTATCTCCTCCAGCTCTAGAATAATCAAAGCTAAAATTCTTACAGATAAGTCCTGAGATTTTGACAGAATTAGATTCATCCTCTAATTCGAGTGTTCCATAATTACCGATATGTGCGTTAGTGGTTGCCATTAACTGTCCATAATATGATGGATCTGTAAAGATTTCTTGATACCCAGTAGTACCGGTGTTAAAACACACTTCTCCAAAGGCAGAACCTTCCTTTCCTACTGATTTACCATGGAAAATGGTACCATCAGCTAATAGAATAATCGCTTTTTTTCTTTTCTGGTATGACATGTTATTAAAAATGATGTTTATTGTATTTCCTCTTTCGCGGTCTTCACAACTATCAGGTCGTAAAATTCCATAAAAAAAAGGATAATCTAAAATAGATTATCCTTTATATATAAAATGCTTATTAACATTTATTCCTCTTCGTTGGTTGCTTTAGTTTCTTTAGCTGGCGCATCTGCCGGCTTGCTACTGCTTCCACCTCTTCGGCTTCTTCTTGTTGTTTTCTTCTCTGGCTTAACAGCGTTGTAGATTTCGTTATAATCTACTAACTCGATCATTGCCATGTCAGCATTATCACCAAGTCTGTTTCCTAACTTGATAATTCTGGTGTAACCACCTGGTCGATCTGCAACTTTAACAGCAACATCTCTAAAGAGTTCAATCACTGCATTCTTTTGTCTTAATCTCGACATTACAATACGTCTGCTGTGGGTTGTATCCACCTTAGACTTAGTAATCATTGGTTCAACAAACTGCTTTAAAGCTTTCGCTTTAGCCACTGTAGTGTTAATACGTTTGTGCTCAATTAATGAACAAGCCATATTAGCCAACATCGCCTTTCTGTGCGCTGTTTGTCTTCCTAAATGGTTAAATTTCTTTCCGTGTCTCATGACATTTTTGTTTTAATCATCATCTTGCTACGACCCTTTTTGAGGAGCAAAAATATGACGTATTAATTTAATCTTTATCTAATTTATATTTTGCTAGATCCATTCCGAAGTTAAGACCTTTAACATTTACAAGCTCTTCAAGCTCAGTTAAAGATTTCTTACCAAAATTACGGAACTTCATCAAGTCATTCTTGTTAAAAGACACTAAGTCTCCTAATGTATCAACCTCTGCAGCTTTCAAACAGTTAAGCGCACGTACAGAAAGATCCATATCTACCAATTTGGTTTTCAACAATTGTCTCATGTGAAGTGACTCTTCATCATAAGTTTCTGTTTGTGCAATTTCATCAGCCTCTAACGTGATGCGCTCATCGGAGAACAACATGAAGTGATGAATCAATATTTTAGCAGCTTCAGTTAATGCATCTTTAGGATGGATAGAACCATCTGTGATGATTTCAAAAACTAACTTTTCGTAATCTGTTTTTTGCTCAACACGAAAATTTTCAATCCCGTATTTTACATTTTTTATTGGCGTATAGATAGAATCTGTAAAGATGGTACCAATTGGTGCAGAAGCTTTTTTATTTTCTTCAGCAGGTACATATCCTCTACCTTTTTCAATAGTGATTTCCATAGATAGATTCACTTTTGAGTCTAAATTACAGATCACTAAATCTTTATTCAATACTTGAAAACCAGAAATAAACTTTTGGAAATCTCCAGCAGTAATTTGGTCTTGCCCAGAAATTGAAATTGAAACAGACTCATTATCAACTTCGTCAATTTGACGTTTAAAGTTGACTTGTTTAAGGTTTAGGATCATTTCAGTAACATCCTCAACAACACCTGCGATGGTAGAAAACTCATGGTCAACTCCTTCGATTTTTACAGATGTAATCGCAAAACCTTCTAATGAAGATAACAAAACTCGTCTTAGAGCATTTCCTACTGTTAATCCATAACCCGGTTCTAGGGGTCTAAATTCAAACTTGCCTTCAAACTCGGTAGAATCAATCATGATTACCTTGTCCGGCTTCTGAAAATTTAATATTGCCATATTACGTTTTGTATCTAGTTATTATTTAGAATATAATTCGACGATGAATTGCTCGTTGATATTCTCTGGAATCTGAATTCTTTCTGGAACAGAAACATACGTCCCTTTTTTGGTGTCGTTGTTCCAAGTGATCCATTCGTAAACATTGCTAGAATTAGCCAATGAATTTTGAATGGTTTCTAAAGATTTAGATTTTTCTCTTACAGCGACAACATCACCTGCTTTCAACTGATAAGATGGTATATTCACAAGCTCACCGTTTACAGTAATATGTCTGTGTGATACCAATTGTCTTGCTCCACTTCTAGATGGAGACAATCCCATTCTATAAGCCACGTTATCTAAACGAGACTCACATAATTGAAGCAATACTTCACCAGTAATACCCTTAGAAGCTGTTGCTTTTTTAAACATGTTTCTGAATTGCTTTTCTAAAATACCATAAGTATATTTAGCTTTTTGCTTTTCCATTAACTGGATTGCATATTCAGATTTTTTTCCACGTCTTCTGGTATTACCATGTTGACCTGGAGGATAGTTTCTTTTTTCGAAGGCTTTATCATCTCCGAAGATAGCTTCACCGAATTTTCGGGCTATTTTAGTTTTAGGACCAGTATATCTTGCCATTTTAAAAAAATTTGTTAATGAGAGTGATTATGAATTAAGGTCTTAATCTTATCCTTCGATAATCGTTGATCTCTCGTAATACTTGTTATTTATTTTTCAGTTTGCAAATTTACGTATAATAAAATTAATATCAGCTGTAATACAGCTGATATTAATCTCTATAAATAAGCTTGTTAGACGCGACGTCTTTTTGGAGGTCTACAACCATTATGTGGCATTGGAGTAACATCTATGATTTCTGTTACTTCAATTCCTGCATTATGCAAAGATCTAATAGCAGATTCTCTTCCGTTACCTGGACCTTTTACATAAATCTTGATTTTCTTAAGACCTGCCTCTTTTGCTACGCCAGCTGCATCTTCAGCAGCTAATTGAGCAGCATAAGGAGTATTCTTTTTTGAACCTCTAAAACCCATTTTTCCAGCAGATGACCAAGAGATCACATCGCCTTTTTTATTGGTTAAAGAGATGATAATGTTGTTAAAAGAAGCCGTTACGTGACCTTCTCCAACAGCATCAACAATTACTTTACGTTTTTTTGTACTTGACTTTGCCATAGTGTTCAGTTTCTAGTTGCTAGTTTTTTTGTTTTTGGAATCCTAAACATTTCTATTTCGAACAGATTCGTCTAACGTTTAAAACTAATGACTAATGTCTAATTATTATTTAGTTGCTTTTTTCTTGTTAGCAACAGTTTTTCTTCTACCCTTACGAGTACGAGAGTTGTTTTTGGTTCTTTGACCTCTTAAAGGAAGACCTGCTCTGTGACGAATACCTCTGTAACAACCAATATCCATTAATCGCTTAATGTTTAATTGTGTTTCAGATCTAAGTTCACCTTCAATAGTATAACTACCAACGGCATCACGAATAGCTCCGATTTGTTCATCGGTCCACTCGTCAACTTTTAAGTTTTCGTCAACATTAGCCGCAGCTAAAATTTCTTGAGCTCTGCTTCTACCTACACCGTAGATGTAAGTTAATGAGATCACTCCTCTTTTTTGTTTTGGAATATCTACCCCTGCAATTCTAGCCATAATTATCCTTGTCTTTGTTTGAATC
Proteins encoded in this window:
- a CDS encoding tRNA (cytidine(34)-2'-O)-methyltransferase, whose protein sequence is MKLNIVLIEPEIPNNTGNIGRLALATGSRLHLVKPFGFEITDSRLKRAGLDYWEHLDVHYYESSDAFFKSHQNSKFAFFSSHGKQDFWDLKFEEELFLIFGKESVGLPKVILDKYPEDIYKIPLYSSNVRSLNLANCVGIVAYEGLRQLHTL
- the eno gene encoding phosphopyruvate hydratase; this translates as MSIIINIHARQILDSRGNPTVEVDVVTENGIMGRAAVPSGASTGEHEAVELRDGGKAYMGKGVSKAVDNVNSVIAQELLGESIFEQNRIDQLMIDLDGTPNKSKLGANAILGVSLAVAKAAAGELGMPLYRYVGGVSANTLPVPMMNIINGGSHSDAPIAFQEFMVMPVKAKNFTHAMQMGTEIFHNLKKVLHDRGLSTAVGDEGGFAPNLEGGTEDALDTIKKAVDNAGYKLGDDVMIALDCAAAEFYVDGAYDYTKFEGSKGVVRTSKEQADYLAELVEKYPIISIEDGMDENDWDGWKYLTEKVGDKVQLVGDDLFVTNVERLSRGIENGIANSILIKVNQIGTLTETISAVNMAHSAGYTSVMSHRSGETEDNTIADLAVALNTGQIKTGSASRSDRMAKYNQLLRIEEELDDVAYFPQMNAFKIKK
- the carA gene encoding glutamine-hydrolyzing carbamoyl-phosphate synthase small subunit, whose product is MSYQKRKKAIILLADGTIFHGKSVGKEGSAFGEVCFNTGTTGYQEIFTDPSYYGQLMATTNAHIGNYGTLELEDESNSVKISGLICKNFSFDYSRAGGDSSLQNFFEKHNIMAISDVDTRALVSYIRDNGAMNAVISTEVDNIEDLKKQLAEVPNMEGLELASQVSTKEPYYFGNENATYKVAALDIGIKNNILRNMAKRDIYVKVFPYNSKFEELEAFQPDGYFLSNGPGDPEPLVEAQELAKEIIKRNLPLFGICLGHQVIALANGISTYKMHHGHRGINHPVKNLLTGKGEMTSQNHGFAINREETENNEDIEITHVHLNDHTVAGMRMKHKNCFSVQYHPEASPGPNDASYLFDQFLELVKN
- the rplQ gene encoding 50S ribosomal protein L17, translated to MRHGKKFNHLGRQTAHRKAMLANMACSLIEHKRINTTVAKAKALKQFVEPMITKSKVDTTHSRRIVMSRLRQKNAVIELFRDVAVKVADRPGGYTRIIKLGNRLGDNADMAMIELVDYNEIYNAVKPEKKTTRRSRRGGSSSKPADAPAKETKATNEEE
- a CDS encoding DNA-directed RNA polymerase subunit alpha, whose translation is MAILNFQKPDKVIMIDSTEFEGKFEFRPLEPGYGLTVGNALRRVLLSSLEGFAITSVKIEGVDHEFSTIAGVVEDVTEMILNLKQVNFKRQIDEVDNESVSISISGQDQITAGDFQKFISGFQVLNKDLVICNLDSKVNLSMEITIEKGRGYVPAEENKKASAPIGTIFTDSIYTPIKNVKYGIENFRVEQKTDYEKLVFEIITDGSIHPKDALTEAAKILIHHFMLFSDERITLEADEIAQTETYDEESLHMRQLLKTKLVDMDLSVRALNCLKAAEVDTLGDLVSFNKNDLMKFRNFGKKSLTELEELVNVKGLNFGMDLAKYKLDKD
- the rpsD gene encoding 30S ribosomal protein S4 is translated as MARYTGPKTKIARKFGEAIFGDDKAFEKRNYPPGQHGNTRRRGKKSEYAIQLMEKQKAKYTYGILEKQFRNMFKKATASKGITGEVLLQLCESRLDNVAYRMGLSPSRSGARQLVSHRHITVNGELVNIPSYQLKAGDVVAVREKSKSLETIQNSLANSSNVYEWITWNNDTKKGTYVSVPERIQIPENINEQFIVELYSK
- the rpsK gene encoding 30S ribosomal protein S11, which produces MAKSSTKKRKVIVDAVGEGHVTASFNNIIISLTNKKGDVISWSSAGKMGFRGSKKNTPYAAQLAAEDAAGVAKEAGLKKIKIYVKGPGNGRESAIRSLHNAGIEVTEIIDVTPMPHNGCRPPKRRRV
- the rpsM gene encoding 30S ribosomal protein S13, with the translated sequence MARIAGVDIPKQKRGVISLTYIYGVGRSRAQEILAAANVDENLKVDEWTDEQIGAIRDAVGSYTIEGELRSETQLNIKRLMDIGCYRGIRHRAGLPLRGQRTKNNSRTRKGRRKTVANKKKATK